Proteins encoded within one genomic window of Bacillus sp. 1NLA3E:
- the aceA gene encoding isocitrate lyase: MSNERAKQLQESWELDARWKGVERPYTAEDVLKLRGSIDIEYTLAQRGSEKLWKLVNEEDFVNALGALTGNQAVQQVKAGLKAIYLSGWQVAADANLSGNMYPDQSLYPANSVPAVVKRINQALQRADQITHGEGDNSIDWFAPIVADAEAGFGGQLNCFELMKGMIEAGASGVHFEDQLSSEKKCGHLGGKVLLPTQTAVKNLIAARLAADVMGVPTVLVARTDANAADLITSDIDQYDAPFITGNRTPEGFFRVKAGIEQAISRGLAYAPYADLIWCETSEPNIDEARQFAEAIHAKFPGKLLAYNCSPSFNWKAKLDDETIAKFQVELGKMGYKFQFVTLAGFHALNHSMFNLAKGYKTRGMAAYSELQQAEFASEKDGYTATRHQREVGTGYFDQVSMIISGGTSSTTALKGSTEEEQFTASK; encoded by the coding sequence ATGTCAAATGAAAGAGCAAAACAATTACAAGAAAGCTGGGAATTAGACGCACGTTGGAAAGGTGTAGAAAGACCATATACAGCAGAAGATGTTCTAAAATTACGCGGCTCAATTGATATTGAATACACTTTGGCACAACGGGGATCTGAGAAGCTTTGGAAGCTAGTAAATGAAGAAGATTTCGTTAATGCACTTGGAGCATTAACTGGTAACCAAGCTGTACAACAAGTTAAAGCTGGTCTTAAGGCAATCTACTTAAGCGGATGGCAAGTTGCTGCAGATGCTAACTTGTCTGGAAATATGTATCCTGACCAAAGCTTATACCCAGCAAATAGTGTTCCTGCAGTTGTTAAACGTATTAACCAAGCACTACAACGTGCTGATCAAATAACACATGGCGAAGGCGACAACTCAATTGATTGGTTTGCTCCAATTGTTGCTGATGCAGAAGCTGGTTTTGGCGGACAATTAAACTGTTTCGAATTAATGAAGGGCATGATAGAAGCTGGTGCTTCAGGCGTTCATTTTGAAGATCAATTATCTTCTGAGAAAAAATGCGGTCACTTAGGTGGTAAAGTATTATTACCAACTCAAACAGCTGTTAAAAACTTGATTGCGGCTCGTCTTGCTGCTGACGTAATGGGTGTACCAACTGTTCTTGTTGCCCGTACAGATGCAAATGCGGCTGATTTAATTACAAGTGATATTGATCAATATGATGCTCCGTTCATTACAGGAAACCGTACACCTGAAGGTTTCTTCCGAGTAAAAGCTGGAATTGAACAAGCCATTTCCCGCGGTTTAGCTTATGCACCATATGCGGACTTGATCTGGTGTGAAACTTCTGAACCTAATATTGATGAAGCTAGACAATTTGCTGAAGCTATTCATGCAAAATTCCCTGGTAAATTACTTGCTTACAACTGCTCTCCTTCATTTAACTGGAAAGCAAAACTTGATGATGAAACAATTGCTAAATTCCAAGTTGAACTTGGTAAAATGGGCTATAAATTCCAATTCGTTACACTTGCAGGTTTCCATGCTTTAAACCACAGCATGTTTAATTTAGCAAAAGGCTACAAAACTCGTGGTATGGCTGCTTACTCCGAACTTCAACAAGCTGAGTTTGCTAGTGAGAAAGACGGTTACACTGCAACAAGACACCAACGTGAAGTTGGAACTGGTTACTTCGACCAAGTTTCCATGATTATTTCTGGTGGTACTTCTTCAACTACAGCTCTAAAGGGCTCAACTGAAGAAGAACAATTCACTGCATCTAAGTAA
- a CDS encoding YueI family protein → MDDYLLQGIHGAKETKPDERRRFLTTIRERVVVALTGEQVMEKGVYPKVEILMKENGSAHLFLNGNLDYSNLSKYISIAKSLNLEYTIVTNKDYNSDLGLVLAQEFAIDKEEIFIGKETETEPVLPTKPEEKGFMSIFQNIFKK, encoded by the coding sequence ATGGATGATTACTTGCTGCAGGGAATTCATGGGGCAAAGGAAACAAAGCCCGATGAAAGACGAAGGTTTTTAACCACCATCCGTGAAAGGGTCGTGGTAGCTTTAACCGGGGAGCAAGTTATGGAAAAGGGAGTCTATCCGAAAGTTGAGATATTGATGAAGGAGAATGGTAGCGCTCATTTGTTTTTAAATGGCAATTTGGACTATTCAAATCTTAGTAAATATATTTCAATCGCCAAAAGTTTGAATTTGGAATACACGATTGTCACCAATAAGGATTACAATTCTGATCTTGGTTTAGTACTGGCGCAAGAGTTTGCAATCGACAAAGAGGAGATCTTTATTGGAAAGGAAACTGAAACGGAACCTGTTCTGCCAACAAAACCGGAAGAGAAGGGTTTCATGTCAATCTTTCAAAATATCTTTAAAAAGTAG
- the gatC gene encoding Asp-tRNA(Asn)/Glu-tRNA(Gln) amidotransferase subunit GatC → MSRISVEQVKHVAHLARLAITEDEAEKFTKQLDAIISFAEQLNELDTDNVEPTSHVLELKNVLREDIPQQGLPREEVLKNAPEHRDGQIKVPAIIE, encoded by the coding sequence ATGTCAAGAATTTCTGTTGAACAAGTGAAGCATGTTGCTCATTTGGCAAGATTGGCAATAACCGAGGACGAGGCTGAAAAATTCACAAAGCAATTAGACGCGATTATCAGCTTCGCTGAGCAATTAAATGAGCTAGATACGGACAACGTCGAGCCGACCTCTCACGTTTTAGAATTAAAAAATGTGTTACGCGAAGATATTCCGCAACAAGGGTTGCCACGGGAAGAAGTATTAAAAAATGCACCTGAACATCGAGATGGCCAAATTAAGGTGCCAGCTATTATAGAGTAA
- the gatA gene encoding Asp-tRNA(Asn)/Glu-tRNA(Gln) amidotransferase subunit GatA, which translates to MSLFDQSVAELHSLLHKKEITVSDLVEQSFKRINEVDNKVQAFLTLNEEKALEIAKNLDNKLGTDESKGLLFGMPIGIKDNIVTKNLRTTCASKILENFDPIYDATVTQKLQQAETITIGKLNMDEFAMGSSTENSGFQKTRNPWNLETVPGGSSGGSAASVAAGEVLFSLGSDTGGSIRQPAAYCGVVGLKPTYGRVSRFGLVAFASSLDQIGPVTRTVEDNAYLLQAISGYDPMDSTSANLAVPNFAEALTGDVRGLKIAVPKEYLGEGVQEEVRQSVLASLKVLEKMGATWEEVSLPHSKYALATYYLLSSSEASANLSRFDGVRYGYRTDNAETLIQMYKNTRAEGFGDEVKRRIMLGTFALSSGYYDAYYKKAQKVRTLIKQDFENVFEKYDVIVGPTTPTPAFKIGEKTADPLTMYANDILTIPVNLAGVPGISVPCGFSNGLPLGLQIIGKHYDEKTVYRVAHAFEQATDFHKQKPEL; encoded by the coding sequence ATGAGTTTATTTGATCAAAGCGTAGCAGAACTGCATAGTCTTTTACATAAAAAAGAAATAACTGTCTCTGATCTAGTAGAGCAATCTTTCAAACGCATCAATGAAGTAGATAATAAAGTTCAAGCCTTTTTAACGTTAAATGAAGAAAAGGCGTTGGAAATCGCCAAAAATTTGGACAACAAGCTTGGTACGGACGAATCAAAGGGTTTATTATTCGGGATGCCAATTGGGATCAAGGATAATATCGTAACAAAAAACTTGCGTACTACTTGTGCAAGTAAAATTCTTGAAAACTTTGACCCAATCTATGATGCAACTGTAACGCAAAAGCTACAGCAAGCAGAAACGATTACAATTGGGAAATTGAACATGGATGAATTCGCGATGGGTTCCTCAACGGAAAACTCAGGTTTTCAAAAAACGAGAAACCCATGGAATCTTGAAACGGTACCAGGTGGATCTTCTGGTGGATCAGCGGCATCTGTTGCGGCAGGTGAAGTGCTGTTTTCTTTAGGATCCGACACAGGAGGCTCAATCCGTCAGCCGGCAGCCTATTGTGGTGTTGTTGGGTTAAAACCAACATATGGCCGTGTGTCCCGCTTTGGACTTGTTGCCTTTGCGTCTTCCCTTGACCAAATAGGTCCTGTTACAAGAACGGTCGAAGATAATGCCTATTTACTCCAAGCAATTTCTGGATATGATCCAATGGATTCAACGTCAGCAAATCTTGCCGTGCCAAACTTCGCCGAAGCATTAACGGGTGATGTTAGAGGCTTGAAAATTGCCGTGCCAAAAGAATATCTTGGTGAAGGCGTTCAAGAAGAGGTTCGCCAATCTGTCTTAGCTTCTCTAAAGGTTCTTGAAAAGATGGGTGCAACATGGGAAGAAGTATCGCTTCCGCATTCAAAATACGCGTTGGCTACTTATTATCTACTATCTTCATCAGAAGCGTCGGCTAACTTGTCTCGTTTTGATGGAGTTCGCTATGGATATCGAACGGACAATGCCGAAACATTAATACAAATGTACAAGAATACTCGTGCCGAGGGCTTTGGTGACGAAGTAAAACGTAGGATCATGCTTGGCACATTTGCATTAAGCTCTGGTTACTATGATGCCTATTATAAAAAGGCCCAAAAAGTACGGACATTAATCAAACAAGATTTCGAAAATGTCTTTGAAAAATATGACGTGATTGTTGGCCCAACTACACCAACGCCAGCATTTAAAATTGGTGAAAAAACGGCTGATCCATTAACAATGTATGCCAACGATATTTTGACCATTCCTGTGAATCTTGCTGGTGTCCCAGGGATTTCTGTGCCATGTGGCTTCTCTAATGGTCTGCCTTTAGGATTACAAATTATTGGCAAACATTATGATGAAAAAACAGTCTATCGTGTTGCGCATGCGTTTGAACAAGCAACCGATTTTCATAAACAAAAACCGGAATTGTAA
- the gatB gene encoding Asp-tRNA(Asn)/Glu-tRNA(Gln) amidotransferase subunit GatB, giving the protein MEFETVIGLEVHVELKTDSKIFSSSPNHFGAGPNMNTSVIDLGYPGVLPVLNRKVVDYGMKASMALNCEIATETKFDRKNYFYPDNPKAYQISQFDKPIGEHGWIDIEVDGYKKRIGITRVHLEEDAGKLNHGNGYSLCDYNRQGTPLIEIVSEPDIRTANEAYAYLEKLKSIIQYTGVSDCKMEEGSLRCDANISIRPFGQEEFGTKTELKNLNSFNFVRKGLEYEEKRQREVVRAGGVIEQETRRFDEATSATLLMRVKEGSDDYRYFPEPDLPDIYIDEDWKARIRAEIPELPDQRQKRYIEELGLPVYDAAVLTVTKEMSDFFDATVSAGADAKQASNWIMGEVSAFLKAEGKELHEVALTPEGLAGMIKLIVDGTISSKIAKTVFKELIENGGNAEQIVKDKGLVQISDEGALLKIISEILDANPQSIDDFQNGKQKAVGFLVGQIMKATKGQANPQMVNKLLVEEMNKR; this is encoded by the coding sequence ATGGAATTTGAAACGGTTATAGGTTTAGAAGTACACGTAGAATTAAAAACAGATTCGAAAATATTCTCAAGCAGTCCGAACCATTTCGGGGCTGGTCCAAATATGAATACGAGTGTAATTGATCTCGGTTACCCGGGTGTTTTACCTGTATTGAACAGAAAAGTTGTTGACTACGGCATGAAAGCGTCAATGGCATTGAACTGTGAAATTGCCACAGAAACAAAATTTGACCGTAAGAACTATTTTTATCCGGATAATCCAAAAGCCTATCAAATCTCGCAATTTGATAAACCGATTGGTGAGCATGGTTGGATTGATATTGAAGTGGATGGTTATAAGAAAAGAATTGGGATTACCCGGGTTCATTTAGAAGAGGATGCTGGTAAACTAAATCACGGTAACGGTTATTCACTGTGTGATTACAATCGTCAAGGAACTCCGTTAATTGAAATCGTTTCTGAACCGGATATTCGTACGGCGAATGAGGCCTATGCCTATCTAGAAAAATTAAAATCGATCATTCAATATACAGGTGTTTCTGATTGTAAAATGGAAGAAGGCTCGCTTCGCTGTGACGCCAATATTTCAATTCGCCCGTTTGGACAAGAAGAGTTTGGAACCAAAACTGAGTTGAAAAACTTAAACTCTTTTAACTTCGTCCGTAAAGGGCTTGAATATGAAGAAAAGCGGCAACGAGAAGTCGTTCGTGCTGGTGGTGTAATTGAGCAGGAAACACGCCGTTTTGATGAAGCGACTAGTGCCACCTTACTCATGCGTGTAAAAGAAGGATCGGATGATTATCGTTATTTTCCTGAACCAGATCTACCAGACATTTATATTGATGAAGACTGGAAAGCCCGGATTCGTGCAGAAATCCCTGAGCTTCCAGATCAGCGCCAAAAACGATATATTGAGGAATTAGGATTACCTGTTTATGATGCAGCCGTTCTTACTGTGACAAAGGAAATGTCTGATTTCTTTGACGCGACTGTTAGCGCAGGTGCTGATGCGAAACAGGCATCTAACTGGATCATGGGTGAGGTTTCTGCATTTTTAAAAGCGGAAGGGAAGGAACTTCATGAAGTTGCCTTAACTCCTGAAGGACTTGCCGGAATGATTAAGCTAATTGTTGATGGTACGATTTCTTCCAAAATCGCAAAAACAGTTTTCAAAGAGCTAATCGAAAACGGTGGAAATGCAGAGCAAATCGTTAAAGATAAAGGACTTGTCCAGATTTCAGATGAGGGTGCACTTCTAAAAATCATTTCGGAAATTTTGGATGCAAATCCGCAATCAATTGATGATTTTCAAAATGGTAAACAGAAGGCAGTTGGCTTCTTAGTTGGACAAATCATGAAAGCGACAAAAGGACAGGCCAATCCACAAATGGTCAATAAGCTATTGGTTGAGGAAATGAATAAGCGTTAA
- a CDS encoding ATP-binding protein: MISVNIISIILNNIFYVVISLLLYQLFVIEKPLSRKEKKLIVFFLSAVVVVLCIITPIKLGSEYHFDLRQIPMIIGFLYGGPTVGMGVYILLVTTRFLMGGIGAVGALLENTIILLLLFYIYKQYSTSLRKRKYGYIVTLSLISFILSALIFMILTGMNHFYQLSVIQLIIYIIQTGVLCLSVYFIEVMLWNRKMREKLYQAEKMEIVSHLAASVSHEIRNPLTVTRGFLQLLSERGISEKKQIEYINISIKEIDRAVDIISDYLTFAKPSLEKQETLLAASELGSILEMMSPYANMKSIQFTYSLTPESSVVGEKQKFKQSIVNMIKNSIEAMPNGGIIHINTYIINSAFYITIEDSGIGMSEEQIRRLGEPFFSTKEKGTGLGMMVVYSNIKAMNGKVSVQSEMGKGTKFTIQLPLKLG, translated from the coding sequence ATGATTAGTGTGAATATAATATCCATCATTCTAAATAATATTTTTTATGTCGTAATTAGCCTGTTACTCTATCAACTGTTTGTAATTGAGAAGCCCTTATCTAGAAAGGAAAAAAAGCTTATCGTCTTTTTTCTGTCTGCGGTTGTCGTTGTCCTATGTATTATTACTCCAATAAAATTGGGTTCAGAATATCATTTTGATCTCAGGCAAATACCCATGATTATCGGCTTTTTGTACGGGGGACCAACTGTCGGAATGGGTGTGTATATACTGCTTGTAACCACTCGTTTTTTGATGGGAGGCATTGGGGCAGTAGGGGCACTACTAGAGAATACCATTATTCTGCTATTGCTCTTTTATATTTACAAACAATATTCAACTTCATTGAGGAAAAGAAAATATGGTTATATCGTAACTTTATCTCTGATTAGTTTTATTCTGTCAGCGTTAATATTTATGATCCTGACAGGAATGAATCATTTTTATCAATTATCGGTTATACAACTGATCATATATATAATCCAAACGGGAGTTCTCTGTTTATCAGTTTATTTTATCGAAGTCATGTTATGGAATCGAAAGATGAGGGAAAAGCTTTATCAAGCTGAGAAAATGGAGATTGTCAGTCATTTGGCTGCCTCAGTTTCTCATGAAATTAGGAATCCACTAACTGTAACACGGGGATTTTTGCAGCTTTTAAGTGAGCGGGGTATATCTGAAAAGAAACAGATAGAGTATATAAACATATCTATTAAGGAAATTGATCGAGCGGTCGATATCATTTCTGACTACTTAACCTTTGCAAAACCATCTTTAGAGAAACAGGAAACATTATTGGCTGCAAGTGAACTAGGCAGTATTCTCGAAATGATGTCCCCGTATGCAAATATGAAATCAATTCAGTTCACCTATAGCCTAACTCCCGAATCTTCAGTTGTAGGAGAGAAACAAAAATTTAAACAAAGTATAGTTAATATGATAAAAAACAGTATTGAGGCAATGCCTAACGGGGGAATCATCCACATCAATACTTATATTATTAATTCAGCTTTTTACATTACGATCGAAGATTCTGGGATAGGCATGTCCGAAGAGCAAATCCGACGATTGGGAGAACCATTTTTTTCTACAAAGGAAAAGGGGACCGGGCTGGGCATGATGGTCGTCTACAGCAATATCAAGGCGATGAATGGAAAGGTTTCTGTTCAAAGTGAAATGGGCAAAGGGACAAAATTCACTATCCAATTACCTCTCAAGTTAGGCTAA
- a CDS encoding diacylglycerol kinase — MKRARIIYNPTSGRELFKKHLAEVLRKLENAGYETSCHATTGAGDATDAARIAVERKYDLVIAAGGDGTINEVVNGLAEQEFRPRLGIIPVGTTNDFARALHISRDVMGATDIIVKGDTIPVDIGKMNDRYFINIAGGGRITELTYEVPSRLKTVLGQLAYYLKGMEMLPSIRSSEVSIEYDGKLFEGEVMLFLVGLTNSVGGFEKLAPDASINDGLFSLLILKKANLADFIRIATLAVRGEHVNDPSVIYTQANHIKVNSSGVVQLNLDGEFGGLSPAEFTNLYRHLEVFVPIDEIRPEDRPDHWVSTIKAE; from the coding sequence ATGAAACGAGCTAGAATCATTTATAATCCTACTTCTGGCCGAGAACTTTTCAAAAAGCATCTTGCGGAAGTATTAAGGAAACTTGAGAATGCAGGCTATGAAACCTCTTGCCACGCCACAACTGGTGCCGGTGATGCAACGGATGCAGCCCGTATTGCAGTAGAGCGTAAATATGATTTAGTTATTGCAGCAGGTGGTGACGGGACGATTAATGAGGTTGTTAATGGGCTAGCAGAGCAGGAGTTCAGACCAAGGCTGGGAATCATTCCGGTTGGTACAACGAATGATTTTGCTAGGGCACTTCATATTTCCCGTGATGTAATGGGAGCTACAGATATCATTGTAAAAGGTGATACGATTCCGGTCGATATCGGGAAAATGAATGATCGGTATTTTATCAACATTGCCGGGGGAGGCCGAATTACGGAGCTTACCTATGAGGTCCCAAGTAGGTTGAAAACAGTACTTGGACAGCTTGCATATTATTTAAAGGGAATGGAAATGCTTCCTTCAATTCGATCCTCTGAGGTCAGCATTGAATATGATGGAAAGCTGTTTGAAGGAGAGGTTATGCTCTTTTTAGTAGGACTAACGAACTCCGTTGGCGGTTTTGAAAAGTTAGCCCCAGATGCTTCCATCAATGATGGTTTGTTCTCTTTATTAATATTGAAAAAGGCAAATCTTGCCGATTTTATTCGAATTGCGACATTAGCTGTTCGAGGAGAACATGTAAATGACCCAAGTGTGATTTACACCCAAGCAAACCACATCAAGGTCAATTCAAGTGGAGTGGTACAGTTAAATCTAGATGGTGAATTTGGGGGATTATCACCTGCCGAATTTACAAATTTATATCGCCATTTAGAGGTATTTGTTCCAATTGATGAAATTCGCCCTGAAGACCGACCTGATCATTGGGTAAGTACCATTAAGGCTGAATAA
- a CDS encoding nicotinate phosphoribosyltransferase — protein MKHSYKDDSFTIHTDLYQINMVETYWRDGFHNRKAIFDLYFRKLPFGNGYGVFAGLDRAIQYLQSFRFTDSDIDYLENEVGYEVDFLEYLKNLRFTGTIRAMREGELVFGNEPILRVEAPLAEAQLLETALLNIINYQTLIATKASRIKQVIGDGVAMEFGTRRAQEMDAAIWGTRATYLAGFDATSNVRAGKLFGIPVAGTHAHSMVQAYKDEYIAFHKYASSHKDCVFLVDTYDTLRLGVPNAIKVAKELGDQINFAAIRLDSGDLAFLSKEARKMLDDAGFKDTKIFASSDLDEYTILNLKAQGAKIDSWGVGTKLITAFDQAALGAVYKIVSIEDEHGNMTDTIKVSSNPEKVTTPGPKRVYRIINKINHHSEGDYIALEGEDPQAEKRLKMFHPTHTYISKYVTNFTTKELHQDIFVNGELVYDIPNLEESRGYLKENLAMLWDEYKRPMNPEEYPVDLSQKCWNNKIRNIEEVREKVNAMSDSE, from the coding sequence ATGAAACACAGTTATAAGGATGATAGCTTTACCATCCATACCGACCTTTATCAGATAAATATGGTTGAAACTTATTGGCGGGATGGGTTTCACAATCGTAAAGCGATATTTGATTTATATTTTCGAAAGCTGCCGTTTGGAAACGGTTATGGCGTTTTTGCTGGCCTTGATCGGGCGATACAATATTTGCAAAGCTTTCGTTTTACTGATAGCGATATCGATTATTTGGAGAATGAAGTAGGCTATGAAGTTGATTTTCTTGAATACTTGAAAAATCTCCGTTTCACGGGTACGATTCGGGCGATGCGTGAAGGGGAATTAGTGTTTGGAAATGAGCCGATTCTTCGTGTGGAAGCACCGCTTGCTGAGGCACAACTGCTCGAAACAGCTCTGTTAAATATCATCAACTATCAAACCTTGATCGCTACAAAAGCTTCACGGATAAAGCAGGTCATTGGTGACGGGGTTGCTATGGAGTTTGGAACAAGGCGAGCGCAAGAAATGGATGCAGCCATCTGGGGCACGAGAGCAACCTATTTAGCAGGATTTGATGCTACCAGCAATGTCCGAGCCGGAAAACTGTTTGGTATACCAGTTGCAGGTACTCACGCTCACTCCATGGTTCAGGCTTATAAGGACGAGTACATTGCTTTTCATAAATACGCTAGCTCGCATAAAGATTGTGTATTTTTAGTGGATACATATGATACGCTCCGTTTAGGTGTCCCAAATGCGATTAAGGTGGCAAAAGAGCTAGGCGATCAAATTAATTTTGCAGCAATTCGCTTAGACAGTGGAGATCTTGCCTTTCTCTCAAAGGAAGCTCGGAAAATGCTGGACGATGCAGGCTTTAAAGATACAAAAATATTTGCCTCAAGCGATCTCGACGAATATACGATTTTGAACTTGAAGGCACAAGGGGCTAAAATAGATAGCTGGGGTGTCGGCACCAAATTAATTACAGCCTTTGATCAAGCAGCCCTTGGTGCAGTGTACAAAATTGTCTCCATCGAAGACGAACATGGAAACATGACAGATACAATCAAAGTTTCTTCAAATCCTGAAAAAGTGACAACACCGGGTCCTAAAAGGGTTTATCGAATCATAAATAAAATTAACCATCACTCTGAAGGGGACTATATCGCCTTGGAGGGAGAAGACCCGCAAGCAGAAAAACGGTTAAAAATGTTCCATCCAACTCATACTTATATCAGTAAATATGTCACTAATTTTACAACAAAGGAACTACATCAGGATATTTTTGTTAATGGAGAGCTTGTCTATGACATACCTAATCTTGAGGAATCCCGAGGTTATTTGAAGGAAAACCTGGCAATGCTTTGGGATGAGTATAAGCGTCCAATGAATCCAGAGGAATACCCAGTGGATTTGAGCCAAAAATGTTGGAATAACAAGATTCGTAATATAGAAGAGGTTCGTGAAAAGGTAAATGCGATGTCAGATTCAGAATAG
- the rlmD gene encoding 23S rRNA (uracil(1939)-C(5))-methyltransferase RlmD has translation MSITLPVQKNDYIEVDFIDLTHDGAGVAKVDGYPLFVANALPGEKAKIKVTKVNKGYGFGRLIEVIEKSQYRVDAPCPIYKECGGCQLQHLSYEGQMVAKEKQVREVLTRIGKLENVKVHPVLGMEEPWRYRNKAQVPIGDQEGGLIGGFYQQRTHQIIDMKTCLIQQEKNDEVVQIVKEVCNRFGVRAYDEAKHKGTLRHIMVRYGLVTKEVMVVLVARTSDLPNKNKIVMEIVEKVGGLKSVILNVNAKKTNVIMGDESEVLWGEEVIYDYIGEIKFAISSRSFYQVNPDQTKVLYGKALEYADLRGEETVIDAYCGIGTISLFLAQKARKVYGVEIVPEAIEDARRNAELNGIVNAEFAVGEAETVIPRWYESGVQADVLVVDPPRKGCDEALLRTIIEMKPKKVVYVSCNPATLARDLRFLEDGGYKTVEVQPVDMFPQTMHCEAVAKIILK, from the coding sequence ATGAGTATAACACTACCAGTTCAAAAAAACGATTATATAGAGGTTGATTTCATTGACCTAACTCATGACGGGGCCGGTGTCGCCAAGGTGGATGGCTACCCGTTATTCGTGGCAAACGCACTTCCAGGTGAAAAGGCTAAAATAAAAGTAACCAAGGTTAATAAAGGCTATGGATTTGGACGATTAATAGAGGTTATTGAAAAAAGTCAATACCGAGTGGATGCCCCCTGTCCCATTTATAAGGAATGCGGAGGATGCCAACTTCAGCACCTTAGCTATGAAGGACAAATGGTAGCGAAGGAAAAACAAGTTCGTGAAGTGTTAACTCGTATCGGCAAGCTTGAAAATGTAAAAGTTCATCCTGTTTTAGGCATGGAGGAGCCGTGGCGCTACCGCAATAAAGCTCAAGTTCCAATTGGTGATCAGGAAGGCGGATTGATAGGCGGATTTTACCAGCAGCGTACCCATCAAATTATTGATATGAAGACATGCCTGATACAACAGGAAAAAAACGATGAAGTCGTCCAAATTGTGAAAGAGGTTTGCAATCGTTTTGGTGTGCGTGCTTATGATGAGGCAAAACATAAAGGTACACTGCGACATATAATGGTGCGTTATGGTCTTGTTACCAAGGAAGTTATGGTGGTACTCGTTGCAAGAACAAGCGATTTACCAAATAAAAACAAAATCGTGATGGAAATAGTCGAGAAGGTTGGCGGCTTGAAGTCTGTGATTTTAAACGTGAATGCTAAGAAGACAAACGTTATTATGGGTGATGAATCCGAGGTACTGTGGGGTGAGGAAGTCATCTACGATTATATCGGTGAAATTAAATTTGCGATTTCATCTCGTTCTTTTTATCAAGTAAATCCTGACCAAACGAAAGTACTTTACGGTAAAGCCCTGGAATATGCGGATTTACGTGGCGAAGAAACGGTGATCGATGCCTATTGCGGAATTGGGACGATCTCGTTATTTTTAGCGCAAAAGGCTCGAAAGGTTTACGGAGTTGAAATTGTTCCTGAGGCAATTGAAGATGCGAGGCGAAATGCGGAGTTGAACGGAATTGTGAATGCAGAATTTGCGGTAGGTGAAGCAGAAACGGTGATTCCACGGTGGTACGAGTCGGGTGTACAGGCTGATGTTCTGGTAGTCGACCCACCGCGTAAAGGCTGTGATGAAGCTTTATTGCGAACGATTATTGAAATGAAGCCTAAGAAAGTGGTTTATGTTTCTTGTAACCCAGCAACTTTAGCAAGGGACTTGCGTTTTCTCGAGGATGGTGGCTACAAAACGGTTGAAGTGCAGCCAGTTGACATGTTCCCGCAAACGATGCATTGCGAGGCCGTAGCTAAAATTATATTAAAGTGA
- a CDS encoding excisionase family DNA-binding protein: MYLTVKETAEYLNIAEAQVESLIQQRKIRTLHDGEQYLIYKEQFNTHLKQLEKYKTLVEEILNEPIPEDLDIKDED; encoded by the coding sequence ATGTACCTTACCGTAAAAGAAACAGCAGAATATTTAAATATAGCAGAAGCTCAAGTCGAAAGTCTTATCCAGCAAAGAAAAATTCGCACGCTCCATGACGGTGAGCAGTATTTAATTTATAAGGAACAATTCAATACTCATCTTAAACAATTAGAAAAGTACAAAACACTCGTGGAAGAGATTTTGAATGAACCGATTCCGGAGGATTTAGACATTAAAGACGAGGATTAA
- a CDS encoding winged helix-turn-helix transcriptional regulator, producing MNKSLICPRFEKAINIMSQRWTGLIIYQLLSGPQRFCSIETSIGISGRLLSERLKSLENEGIVKREVFSETPVRIEYSLTEKGRSLEPFMKALEKWSQAWLEPESLPEK from the coding sequence ATGAACAAATCTCTAATTTGCCCCCGATTCGAAAAAGCTATAAATATCATGAGTCAACGATGGACAGGACTTATTATTTACCAACTACTTTCAGGTCCTCAACGTTTTTGTTCAATCGAAACTTCGATTGGAATAAGTGGAAGGCTTCTGTCAGAGCGGTTGAAGAGTTTGGAGAATGAAGGAATTGTGAAACGGGAAGTTTTTTCCGAAACACCAGTCCGAATAGAATACTCCTTAACTGAAAAAGGCCGGTCATTAGAACCTTTCATGAAAGCATTAGAAAAATGGTCGCAAGCATGGTTAGAACCTGAATCCCTACCTGAAAAATAG